The Daphnia magna isolate NIES unplaced genomic scaffold, ASM2063170v1.1 Dm_contigs143, whole genome shotgun sequence genome contains a region encoding:
- the LOC116927336 gene encoding WSC domain-containing protein 2 isoform X2 yields the protein MRFVSIHRHFHYFSMVAIISCCYIMLLRTSSKNDAEDIRDQPEQQLVDVKNDAIIELKNEIRVLPYLTPAVKVEIQQPVADVSSKKIDRIENLPAMGAPSTHPNRTLNWLDLWSNDTLCNQFTVHLLEENSVQPRALVSFPGSGNTWLRMLLMGVTGLYVDTIYPGDELFISKAGGTYELNKDCNCPLLQKTHDVSLFSVIYNMAMANKSTEKRIHQEIDQFRGDGILVIRNPFKAILSYRNFAFGGNMAGLVPVEAFSQGLEPVRIGDRKISTWDQFISRSVASWEMLATVWIRGLKRGGVVYYEKLRRDTGPQLLRMVEMLGISNVNKDRLDCVLRHNQDNTFKRSESGPKNYPNF from the exons atgcgattcGTTTCGATTCATCGTCATTTTCACTATTTCTCCATGGTTGCCATTATCTCTTGCTGTTATATCATGTTACTAAGAACGTCTTCCAAAAACGACGCCGAAGACATCCGCGATCAGCCAGAGCAGCAACTAGTGGACGTTAAAAACGATGCGATCATTGagttgaaaaatgaaattcgcGTATTGCCTTACTTAACACCTGCTGTCAAGGTAGAAATCCAGCAACCTGTAGCAGATGTCTCATCAAAGAAAATTGATAGGATTGAAAATTTACCAGCGATGGGAGCACCGTCCACTCATCCAAACAGAACACTCAACTGGCTCGATTTGTGGTCCAATGATACGTTATGCAATCAGTTCACAGTTCATCTTCTTGAAGAAAACAGTGTTCAACCTCGGGCTTTGGTGTCTTTCCCTGGAAgtggaaacacttggttgcgTATGTTGTTGATGGGCGTGACTGGCCTGTACGTCGATACCATCTACCCGGGCGATGAGCTTTTCATTTCCAAAG CTGGGGGCACGTACGAATTAAACAAGGACTGCAATTGTCCTTTGCTACAGAAGACTCACGATGTGTCGCTTTTCTCTGTGATTTATAACATGGCAATGGCCAACAAATCGACTGAAAAGCGGATCCACCAGGAGATTGACCAATTCCGCGGAGATGGAATCCTCGTCATTCGCAATCCTTTTAAGGCTATCTTGTCTTATCGGAACTTTGCCTTCGGTGGAAACATGGCCGGTCTGGTTCCAGTCGAAGCTTTTTCTCAAGGACTTGAACCCGTACGAATTGGAGACCGCAAAATATCCA CGTGGGATCAGTTCATCAGTCGCAGCGTCGCTAGTTGGGAAATGTTGGCAACAGTTTGGATCAGAGGATTGAAACGCGGGGGCGTCGTCTACTACGAGAAACTGCGTCGGGACACGGGTCCGCAGCTGTTGCGGATGGTCGAAATGCTGGGCATTTCAAACGTGAATAAAGATCGACTAGACTGCGTGCTTCGTCACAATCAGGACAACACATTTAAACGGAGTGAATCTGGTCCGAAGAATTATCCAAA TTTTTAA
- the LOC116927336 gene encoding WSC domain-containing protein 2 isoform X1 gives MRFVSIHRHFHYFSMVAIISCCYIMLLRTSSKNDAEDIRDQPEQQLVDVKNDAIIELKNEIRVLPYLTPAVKVEIQQPVADVSSKKIDRIENLPAMGAPSTHPNRTLNWLDLWSNDTLCNQFTVHLLEENSVQPRALVSFPGSGNTWLRMLLMGVTGLYVDTIYPGDELFISKAGGTYELNKDCNCPLLQKTHDVSLFSVIYNMAMANKSTEKRIHQEIDQFRGDGILVIRNPFKAILSYRNFAFGGNMAGLVPVEAFSQGLEPVRIGDRKISTWDQFISRSVASWEMLATVWIRGLKRGGVVYYEKLRRDTGPQLLRMVEMLGISNVNKDRLDCVLRHNQDNTFKRSESGPKNYPKNPFTESQHLQILKAIQSVQMALKERGLDPLPVEMYDFYTPMYQYGHWKGYALA, from the exons atgcgattcGTTTCGATTCATCGTCATTTTCACTATTTCTCCATGGTTGCCATTATCTCTTGCTGTTATATCATGTTACTAAGAACGTCTTCCAAAAACGACGCCGAAGACATCCGCGATCAGCCAGAGCAGCAACTAGTGGACGTTAAAAACGATGCGATCATTGagttgaaaaatgaaattcgcGTATTGCCTTACTTAACACCTGCTGTCAAGGTAGAAATCCAGCAACCTGTAGCAGATGTCTCATCAAAGAAAATTGATAGGATTGAAAATTTACCAGCGATGGGAGCACCGTCCACTCATCCAAACAGAACACTCAACTGGCTCGATTTGTGGTCCAATGATACGTTATGCAATCAGTTCACAGTTCATCTTCTTGAAGAAAACAGTGTTCAACCTCGGGCTTTGGTGTCTTTCCCTGGAAgtggaaacacttggttgcgTATGTTGTTGATGGGCGTGACTGGCCTGTACGTCGATACCATCTACCCGGGCGATGAGCTTTTCATTTCCAAAG CTGGGGGCACGTACGAATTAAACAAGGACTGCAATTGTCCTTTGCTACAGAAGACTCACGATGTGTCGCTTTTCTCTGTGATTTATAACATGGCAATGGCCAACAAATCGACTGAAAAGCGGATCCACCAGGAGATTGACCAATTCCGCGGAGATGGAATCCTCGTCATTCGCAATCCTTTTAAGGCTATCTTGTCTTATCGGAACTTTGCCTTCGGTGGAAACATGGCCGGTCTGGTTCCAGTCGAAGCTTTTTCTCAAGGACTTGAACCCGTACGAATTGGAGACCGCAAAATATCCA CGTGGGATCAGTTCATCAGTCGCAGCGTCGCTAGTTGGGAAATGTTGGCAACAGTTTGGATCAGAGGATTGAAACGCGGGGGCGTCGTCTACTACGAGAAACTGCGTCGGGACACGGGTCCGCAGCTGTTGCGGATGGTCGAAATGCTGGGCATTTCAAACGTGAATAAAGATCGACTAGACTGCGTGCTTCGTCACAATCAGGACAACACATTTAAACGGAGTGAATCTGGTCCGAAGAATTATCCAAA GAACCCATTTACGGAGAGCCAACATTTGCAAATATTGAAAGCTATTCAAAGCGTGCAAATGGCATTGAAAGAACGAGGGCTGGACCCTTTACCTGTCGAGATGTACGATTTCTACACGCCAATGTACCAATATGGTCATTGGAAGGGCTACGCACTGGCttaa
- the LOC123466437 gene encoding uncharacterized protein LOC123466437, with the protein MAQFHRRPVVFVSLTLFLVFVLRQINNKDTLDQSKVAAQALPIQQELNEVKISHVEKRPPVNYVVFGSNTPNGESYRSYDYAFNLPLTALAWERIGFRSIVLIIGSRCEWENDPALSFILSHLEARRVSIIFIASSLEQRPKLSQTARAFAVNLPGFPGNDNDYLITSDSDLWPLRREHYIPRPNMDVILVHSRCCGFFLMNNKSYPMYPMSNIGATVSTWRQVMNDNHSIAYDAETILNYLEDVFGEMSRGPLIVGKETWYMDQRMTSIRLTEWMGKYGNSSVYRVSDDGFSRLDRNHWDVANMSQENFTLKFDTHLPVKIYLPVNWNKNIKPLINLMFGKDSWQAKWCDDYANEFLHKVTNYLSFGYAG; encoded by the coding sequence ATGGCTCAGTTTCATCGTCGACCGGTCGTTTTCGTGTCGTTaactttgtttcttgtttttgttttacgtcAAATTAATAACAAAGACACATTAGATCAAAGCAAAGTAGCAGCGCAAGCATTACCAATCCAGCAAGAACTTAATGAAGTCAAGATTTCACATGTTGAGAAAAGGCCACCAGTCAACTACGTGGTTTTTGGATCCAACACCCCCAATGGCGAAAGTTATCGTTCTTACGACTACGCCTTTAATTTACCTCTGACCGCTTTAGCATGGGAGCGGATTGGCTTTCGATCGATCGTTTTAATCATCGGCTCTCGTTGCGAATGGGAAAACGATCCCGctttgagtttcatattgtCTCATCTGGAAGCTCGGCGAGTGAGCATCATCTTCATCGCCTCATCACTAGAACAACGGCCAAAACTCAGTCAGACGGCCAGAGCTTTCGCCGTCAATTTGCCGGGATTTCCTGGAAACGATAACGACTATCTGATTACAAGCGATTCAGATCTTTGGCCGTTGCGGAGGGAGCACTACATCCCCCGTCCGAACATGGACGTCATCCTCGTTCACAGCCGATGTTGTGGCTTTTTCCTAATGAATAATAAATCTTATCCCATGTACCCGATGAGTAATATAGGTGCCACCGTGTCCACCTGGCGACAAGTAATGAATGATAATCATTCGATCGCTTACGATGCCGAAACTATCTTGAATTATCTGGAAGACGTGTTTGGAGAAATGTCTAGAGGTCCATTAATCGTCGGCAAGGAGACGTGGTACATGGATCAACGTATGACGAGTATTCGACTGACGGAATGGATGGGGAAATATGGCAATAGTTCCGTCTATCGCGTTTCTGACGATGGTTTTAGTCGTCTCGATCGAAATCATTGGGACGTTGCTAACATGTCACAGGAAAATTTCACATTGAAATTCGACACGCATTTGCCAGTAAAAATCTATTTGCCAGTCAACTGGAACAAAAACATTAAACCTCTAATCAACTTAATGTTCGGCAAAGATTCATGGCAAGCTAAGTGGTGCGATGATTACGCCAACGAATTTTTGCATAAAGTGACAAATTATCTAAGTTTTGGTTACGCCGGTTAA